A region of Pseudomonas putida DNA encodes the following proteins:
- a CDS encoding TerC family protein: MTALHTFLTTPFLGTSTWLWLVFMAIVIGLLVLDLGVLHRQDREIEMRESLLLYSGYFSVGVLFGAWVWFELGAQSALEFYTGFLVEQSLSMDNVFVMAMIFGFFAIPRRYQHRVLFWGILGVVFLRAIMIGVGAALVQNFEWVLYLFGAFLLFTGVKMALSKEDSNPDLANNPIIKFVRRHMRVTDQIHGSHFFVRQTPPGQSKALRYATPLFLALVLIELADLVFAVDSVPAIFAITQDPFIVYTSNIFAILGLRSLYFALSALMHRFIYLKYALALVLIFIGCKIFYHGMVGKVPALLSLGVTFGLLLGGVVVSLVKTRGGKVATEGNPLEHTATEKNTAIKATDTKHNSVS; this comes from the coding sequence CTCGGCACCAGCACCTGGTTGTGGCTGGTGTTCATGGCCATCGTCATCGGTTTGCTGGTGCTCGACCTGGGCGTGCTGCACCGCCAGGACCGCGAGATCGAAATGCGCGAGAGCCTGTTGCTGTACTCGGGCTATTTCAGCGTCGGTGTGCTGTTCGGTGCCTGGGTCTGGTTCGAGCTGGGCGCGCAGTCGGCGTTGGAGTTCTACACCGGGTTCCTGGTCGAGCAGTCGCTGTCGATGGACAACGTGTTCGTCATGGCGATGATCTTCGGCTTCTTCGCCATCCCCCGCCGCTATCAGCACCGGGTATTGTTCTGGGGCATTCTGGGTGTGGTGTTCCTGCGGGCGATCATGATCGGCGTAGGTGCGGCGCTGGTGCAGAACTTTGAATGGGTGTTGTACCTCTTCGGCGCCTTCCTGCTGTTTACCGGGGTGAAGATGGCGCTGTCGAAGGAAGACAGCAACCCGGACCTGGCCAACAACCCGATTATCAAGTTCGTGCGCCGGCACATGCGGGTTACCGACCAGATCCATGGCTCGCACTTCTTCGTGCGCCAGACACCGCCCGGGCAAAGCAAGGCGCTGCGTTATGCCACGCCGCTGTTTTTGGCGCTGGTGCTGATCGAACTGGCCGACCTGGTGTTTGCCGTGGACAGCGTGCCGGCGATCTTCGCCATTACCCAGGACCCGTTCATTGTCTACACCTCGAACATCTTTGCCATTCTCGGTTTGCGCTCGCTGTACTTTGCCTTGTCAGCGTTGATGCACCGGTTTATCTACCTCAAGTATGCGTTGGCGTTGGTGTTGATCTTTATTGGTTGCAAGATCTTCTACCACGGCATGGTGGGCAAGGTGCCGGCGTTGCTTTCGTTGGGGGTGACGTTTGGGCTGTTGCTGGGTGGGGTGGTGGTGTCGTTGGTCAAGACGCGGGGGGGTAAGGTGGCAACAGAGGGCAATCCGCTGGAGCACACCGCCACTGAAAAAAACACTGCGATCAAGGCTACAGACACGAAGCATAACTCTGTCAGTTAA
- a CDS encoding PAAR domain-containing protein, whose product MRVNLGGKGQAVDGDATTTGAVCIATGLGYLSNGRRVLREGDRTTPCPLCGGEGTVAEGVWHFISDGHAVAMDGALVDCGCPSGSNRVVAPLDEVPSPIRTFATNRVMSIVPTAGAQADNFSQGAVTALSGSMEPGFYVVPRNMSFSQVLLQLSEQDATLPISRLQRLNPTFVHGFKAGEIFVIGDPDNGDACTHEEAKLMAAAQDARHALAVLDFAESDFMMQHQAEIAGLLSNASQSMGVGKDMLDQGLKQVRETLNQIEQLHQREFLRHGHLNSRAFFASRRQLLQQLDRQLKAALLNKQLNLGSYERLKKSLNISTKSLVHHWSKAGGAGQIPGYATHLDKVAKLSKYLKHGGNAAIGLSGASSYLNVREVCQAGSTEECRKARFVEAGKFSGGVGGGVVGPILATAAVGTLCVGFTVSTVGVAAPLCGILVVGGGGLAGSKLGELAGEYTGEFLHEVSDD is encoded by the coding sequence ATGCGTGTCAACCTGGGTGGAAAAGGTCAGGCGGTAGACGGTGATGCCACCACGACTGGCGCTGTTTGCATCGCTACAGGTCTCGGCTATTTGAGCAATGGCCGCAGGGTGCTCAGGGAGGGAGACAGAACAACACCCTGTCCCCTCTGTGGCGGTGAAGGCACCGTCGCGGAAGGCGTTTGGCACTTCATTTCCGACGGTCATGCCGTGGCCATGGATGGGGCGCTGGTGGATTGTGGTTGTCCGTCTGGCAGTAACCGGGTCGTGGCGCCGTTGGATGAGGTTCCGTCACCCATCCGGACGTTCGCGACTAACCGTGTGATGTCTATTGTGCCAACGGCCGGTGCTCAAGCAGACAACTTCTCGCAAGGGGCAGTGACTGCTTTGTCGGGGTCAATGGAGCCGGGCTTCTATGTGGTTCCCAGAAACATGTCGTTTTCCCAGGTTCTGCTGCAGTTGTCCGAGCAGGACGCCACCTTGCCGATCTCCCGTTTGCAGCGGCTCAACCCTACCTTCGTTCATGGATTCAAGGCTGGGGAAATATTCGTCATTGGTGACCCTGACAACGGCGATGCCTGTACCCATGAGGAAGCCAAGCTGATGGCTGCGGCCCAGGATGCCCGGCACGCGTTGGCGGTGCTTGATTTTGCCGAATCGGATTTCATGATGCAGCACCAGGCCGAGATAGCGGGCTTGCTCAGTAATGCGAGCCAGTCGATGGGCGTGGGCAAGGACATGTTGGATCAAGGGTTGAAACAGGTCCGGGAAACCTTGAACCAGATCGAGCAATTGCATCAGCGTGAGTTTTTGCGGCATGGGCACTTGAACAGTCGAGCGTTCTTTGCGTCGCGGCGTCAGTTGCTGCAGCAATTGGATAGACAGTTGAAGGCGGCATTGCTTAACAAACAGCTGAACTTGGGCAGTTATGAACGCCTGAAAAAGAGTCTGAATATTTCGACCAAAAGCCTTGTGCACCATTGGTCGAAGGCGGGTGGAGCGGGGCAGATACCGGGTTATGCGACGCATCTCGATAAAGTGGCGAAACTCTCCAAGTACCTCAAACACGGTGGGAATGCCGCAATTGGACTGAGTGGTGCTTCGTCGTACCTCAATGTGAGAGAGGTCTGCCAGGCAGGCAGCACAGAGGAATGCAGAAAAGCCCGTTTCGTAGAAGCCGGAAAATTCAGCGGGGGCGTCGGTGGTGGCGTGGTAGGTCCGATACTGGCCACTGCAGCGGTTGGCACATTGTGTGTTGGCTTTACCGTGAGCACAGTGGGTGTAGCGGCTCCGCTGTGCGGCATTTTAGTAGTAGGGGGCGGTGGCCTAGCTGGCAGCAAACTTGGAGAACTAGCCGGCGAATATACGGGGGAGTTTCTCCATGAGGTGTCAGATGACTGA